In Aspergillus luchuensis IFO 4308 DNA, chromosome 1, nearly complete sequence, the following are encoded in one genomic region:
- a CDS encoding uncharacterized protein (COG:U;~EggNog:ENOG410QE2Y;~InterPro:IPR020846,IPR011701,IPR036259;~PFAM:PF07690;~TransMembrane:14 (i73-92o126-145i157-180o186-205i217-239o245-266i278-297o309-327i347-369o381-405i412-431o437-462i474-494o514-533i);~go_function: GO:0022857 - transmembrane transporter activity [Evidence IEA];~go_process: GO:0055085 - transmembrane transport [Evidence IEA]): MSLVQALHYEITTPAPSLSHPAIPSPLHSIPQTPADDNQDPLNGPLQQSVAPTAGQPVFEQAPSVQITQSRRLAITVLLLLANLVQVSYPSIHRSSNAKVCQMTVSFAGIAGGTLLGESLGGQESSATWVGASYAMTQGTFVLMSGRLGDVYGHRELLLAGGAWLSLCTLISAFCNNFYAFVAMRALAGLGGAFIMPNAVAMIASTNPPGRMRNLSLGFFAASAPTGGYFGALFLGAFIEGTEWKWFFVFIAGIGIATLIPLWALSSREALLDRHGKIDWIGSALGTSSLILFNFVWNQAPSVGWSTPYEIALLITSVILFGAFLLWEKSGTEYPIMPLEIFKAPSILTLLLVVLLNYMAVGTLIWYQVLWLQDVWHWSPLHFAVGWTPFVICATGAASLAAWLVPRFAAQWILAIGTITILISNALMATVPVHQTYWAQVFPSIVLFSFCPDFVYTAAQIIASNSVRRHQQGIAGSLIGALNLYGVSLGLGFAATIEDQIAKHSGRIMGYRAALYFGVGISAVALLLDVCFVRMVKDDREGWNEEDRAADGTDADALELTGQAAATGAQWPAAVERT; encoded by the exons atgtctttaGTGCAGGCCCTTCACTACGAGATTACAACTCCTGCGCCGTCGTTGTCGCATCCGGCAATCCCGTCACCTCTTCATTCTATTCCCCAAACTCCTGCAGACGACAATCAAGACCCGCTCAATGGCCCTCTCCAGCAGAGCGTGGCGCCCACGGCGGGCCAGCCAGTTTTTGAGCAGGCGCCTTCAGTTCAAATCACTCAATCCCGTCGGTTGGCCATCACCGTGCTGTTGCTCCTGGCCAACCTTGTACAGGTATCgtatccatccattcatagATCTTCCAATGCTAAGGTCTGCCAGATGACTGTGAGTTTTGCTGGAATCGCGGGTGGAACTCTGCTAGGGGAGTCCTTGGGTGGTCAGGAAAGCTCTGCCACATGGGTTGGCGCAAGTTATGC AATGACACAAGGGACCTTCGTTCTGATGAGCGGGCGATTGGGAGACGTCTACGGCCATCGAGAGCTTTTGCTTGCGGGCGGAGCATGGCTTAGTCTTTGCACATTGATCAGCGCTTTCTGCAATAACTTCTATGCATTCGTTGCCATGCGGGCGCTCGCAGGTCTAGGTGGTGCCTTCATCATGCCTAATGCAGTAGCTATGATTGCAAGCACCAATCCTCCGGGACGCATGCGCAATCTTAGTTTGGGCTTCTTTGCGGCATCGGCACCAACCGGGGGCTATTTCGGGGCGTTGTTCCTGGGCGCATTTATAGAGGGTACAGAATGGAAATGGTTCTTTGTCTTCAT AGCTGGCATTGGCATTGCCACATTGATCCCCTTGTGGGCATTGAGTTCACGAGAGGCTCTCCTCGACAGACACGGAAAGATCGATTGGATAGGCTCCGCACTGGGAACAAGTTCCCTGATCTTGTTCAACTTTGTCTGGAA TCAAGCACCCAGCGTAGGATGGTCCACGCCCTACGAAATCGCCCTCCTAATCACCtccgtcatcctcttcggagccttcctcctctgggAGAAAAGCGGCACAGAATACCCTATCATGCCTCTTGAGATCTTCAAAGCCCCGTCAATCCTCACACtactcctcgtcgtcctcctcaACTACATGGCCGTCGGCACCTTAATCTGGTACCAAGTCCTCTGGCTCCAAGACGTCTGGCACTGGTCCCCCCTGCACTTCGCCGTCGGCTGGACCCCCTTCGTAATCTGTGCCACGGGCGCAGCCTCCCTTGCCGCATGGCTCGTCCCTCGATTCGCAGCGCAATGGATCCTAGCCATCGGCACCATAACCATCCTGATCTCCAACGCATTAATGGCCACCGTCCCAGTCCACCAAACCTACTGGGCGCAggtcttcccctccatcgtactcttctccttctgtcCAGACTTCGTCTACACCGCCGCGCAAATCATCGCCAGCAACTCCGTCCGTCGGCACCAGCAAGGCATTGCAGGCTCGCTGATCGGCGCATTGAACCTCTACGGCGTTAGTCTCGGCCTCGGCTTTGCCGCTACGATCGAGGACCAGATCGCGAAACACTCCGGTCGGATAATGGGATACCGGGCTGCTTTGTATTTTGGGGTAGGGATTAGCGCGGTGGCTTTACTGCTGGACGTCTGCTTTGTGCGGATGGTGAAGGACGATCGCGAGGGTTGGAACGAGGAAGATCGCGCTGCGGATGgaactgatgctgatgcgCTGGAATTGACGGGACAGGCGGCAGCTACTGGTGCGCAGTGGCCTGCTGCCGTTGAGCGGACGTGA
- a CDS encoding alpha-hydroxy acid oxidase (COG:C;~EggNog:ENOG410PKHE;~InterPro:IPR012133,IPR037396,IPR008259,IPR013785, IPR000262;~PFAM:PF01070;~go_function: GO:0003824 - catalytic activity [Evidence IEA];~go_function: GO:0010181 - FMN binding [Evidence IEA];~go_function: GO:0016491 - oxidoreductase activity [Evidence IEA];~go_process: GO:0055114 - oxidation-reduction process [Evidence IEA]) has product MAPSLPELMLSIEDIKNAGSKKLPLKAREFYNSGSTTQITVMENSTAYKKYRLRPRVLVDVSQLDLRLNLFNQTFDFPLGLSPTGIQAMAHPQGELASSRASARRNIPMAVSSFSTYPVEEVVQAGQQLNPSATHTMQLYTLRDRALQTKIIHRAEASGCKAIFLTADSPVLGYRYNETRNDFRTPEGLSWPMMGVTSEKLQQVTHDAGFVATNSDAHSWAKEIPWLRSITKMQIWIKGVLTAEDVLLAREYGCDGVIVSNHGGRQLDEVVPTIDALPECVEAAAGKIRVHIDGGIRTGTDIFKALALGAECCWIGRPTIWGLAVCGSRDLPRQTKG; this is encoded by the coding sequence AATTCTACAACTCCGGCTCAACCACCCAAATCACCGTAATGGAGAACTCAACCGCCTACAAGAAATACCGACTGCGCCCACGGGTCCTCGTCGATGTCTCCCAACTAGACCTACGACTCAACCTCTTCAATCAAACCTTCGACTTCCCCCTCGGTCTCTCCCCAACCGGCATCCAAGCAATGGCACACCCACAAGGTGAACTAGCCAGCAGCCGAGCTAGCGCCCGCCGCAACATCCCCATGGCCGTCTCCTCATTCAGCACATACCCAGTCGAAGAAGTCGTCCAAGCAGGCCAACAACTCAACCCATCAGCGACACACACCATGCAACTATACACCTTGCGCGACCGCGCCCTGCAAACCAAAATCATCCATCGCGCGGAAGCATCAGGCTGCaaagccatcttcctcacagCCGACAGCCCGGTCCTGGGATACCGCTACAACGAAACCCGCAACGACTTCCGCACACCCGAGGGCCTCTCCTGGCCCATGATGGGCGTAACCTCCGAGAAACTGCAACAGGTCACACACGACGCAGGCTTCGTCGCAACAAACTCAGACGCACACAGCTGGGCCAAAGAGATCCCGTGGCTGCGGTCCATCACGAAGATGCAGATCTGGATCAAAGGCGTCCTAACAGCCGAAGACGTCCTCCTTGCCAGAGAATACGGCTGTGACGGGGTAATCGTGAGCAATCACGGCGGAAGACAATTAGACGAGGTCGTGCCGACAATCGACGCACTGCCGGAGTGCGTAGAAGCCGCAGCAGGGAAGATACGCGTCCATATCGACGGTGGTATCCGGACAGGAACAGATATCTTCAAAGCATTGGCATTGGGGGCTGAGTGTTGCTGGATTGGGAGGCCGACGATTTGGGGGTTAGCTGTATGTGGTTCCCGTGACTTACCCAGACAGACGAAAGGATGA
- a CDS encoding CRAL-TRIO domain-containing protein (COG:I;~EggNog:ENOG410PG8S;~InterPro:IPR011074,IPR036865,IPR036273,IPR001251;~PFAM:PF00650,PF03765,PF13716): MTTNGIQPGHVGNLTQDQEAKLQQLWSIVLTLLDVKSLQGGDTSAQTQPDQRPSTSLSRADTVVSAHGQTAFTEDLSRVLRENGMSNPDIKSVRESLSNTSIDELRSGLLYTAKHDSPDVLLLRFLRARKWDVGKAFGMMLRALVWRKDQHVDDKVIANPELAALVTSQNTVDTHAAKECKDFLDQMRMGKCYMHGTDRDGRPVLVVRVRFHQPSKQSEAVINRFILHTIETARLLLAPPQETVTIIFDMTGFGLSNMEYAPVKFIIECFQENYPESLGYMLIHNAPWVFSGIWKIIKGWMDPVIVSKVNFTNKVSDLEKFIAPEQIVKELKGKEDWTYEYVEPVAGENELMADTETRDRIYAERLKIGEELLLRTSEWVSTSQRKDAAATATAREQRSETIESLRQNYWQLDPYVRGRTFLDRTGVVKPGGKIDFYPSPDLEPATAKMLEVEHFERTEVKVVDLQ; this comes from the exons ATGACTACCAACGGCATCCAACCCGGCCACGTCGGCAATCTGACTCAGGATCAAGAGGCCAAACTACAACAGCTCTGGTCCATTGTCCTTACCCTGCTAGACGTGAAGTCCCTCCAGGGTGGAGATACCTCGGCACAGACCCAGCCCGACCAACGTCCAAGCACGTCGCTCTCCCGAGCTGACACCGTCGTCTCCGCTCATGGCCAAACGGCTTTCACAGAAGACTTGTCCCGAGTCCTCCGGGAGAATGGCATGAGCAACCCTGACATCAAGTCCGTCCGGGAGTCGTTGAGCAACACCTCGATCGACGAACTCCGCTCGGGTCTGTTGTATACTGCCAAACATGACTCCCCCGACGTCCTTCTGCTTCGCTTCCTGCGCGCTCGCAAGTGGGACGTTGGCAAGGCCTTTGGTATGATGTTGAGGGCGCTTGTCTGGCGCAAGGATCAGCATGTCGACGATAAGGTGATCGCAAACCCCGAACTTGCGGCACTAGTCACGTCTCAGAACACGGTGGATACGCACGCAGCTAAGGAGTGCAAGGACTTCTTGGACCAAATGCGTATGGGGAAGTGCTATATGCACGGGACCGATCGGGATGGCCGGCCTGTTCTCGTGGTGCGCGTTCGCTTCCATCAACCCTCGAAGCAGAGCGAGGCAGTGATCAATCGCTTCATCCTGCATACGATCGAGACAGCCCGGTTATTGCTGGCGCCTCCCCAGGAGACAGTG ACCATCATCTTTGATATGACTGGCTTTGGCCTTTCCAACATG GAATACGCCCCGGTGAAATTCATCATCGAATGTTTCCAGGAGAACTACCCCGAATCGCTTGGATACATGCTCATTCACAATGCCCCCTGGGTCTTCTCTG GAATCTGGAAGATTATCAAGGGGTGGATGGACCCGGTGATCGTGTCGAAAGTGAACTTTACTAACAAGGTGTCCGATCTGGAGAAGTTCATTGCCCCGGAGCAGATTGTGAAAGAActgaagggcaaggaagACTGGACCTATGAATATGTCGAGCCGGTGGCCGGTGAGAACGAGCTGATGGCGGATACGGAAACCCGCGACCGCATCTACGCCGAGCGGTTGAAGATTGGCGAGgagttgctgctgcggaCCTCGGAATGGGTCTCCACCAGCCAGCGAAAGGACGCGGCCGCTACCGCAACGGCCCGAGAGCAACGGAGCGAGACAATCGAGTCGCTGCGGCAGAACTACTGGCAGCTGGATCCGTATGTGCGCGGGCGCACATTCCTGGACCGGACAGGAGTAGTCAAGCCGGGCGGCAAGATTGACTTCTATCCGAGCCCAGATCTGGAGCCCGCCACGGCTAAGATGTTGGAAGTGGAGCATTTTGAGCGAACTGAGGTGAAGGTGGTCGATTTGCAATGA
- a CDS encoding ankyrin repeat domain-containing protein (COG:M,P,T;~EggNog:ENOG410PUCJ;~InterPro:IPR002110,IPR036770,IPR020683;~PFAM:PF13857,PF12796,PF00023,PF13637,PF13606;~go_function: GO:0005515 - protein binding [Evidence IEA]), producing the protein MPLVYLPPELVPIIAGHLKSETDLNCFAQTSQCLYRWVNPCLYRCAVQNMGEALLHWAASKGQLQTLLRLLAFGAKLPANTRITTTDSHPISTAAKYGHVNVVHALVNLGTDIDYPAGVHGETPLIIAIREGHLPVVRMLLERGANPTLPTKLDHTPREVATTTGRLVVAECLISHVKDLPHTAEVDSLGRALCAAARSKQIDIMKMLLRNGAHVNYIHRQQLETALINAIRAGDNEVTRLLLDHGADPMIGLETWDSPPLVCAAWRNHQSTVEMLVEYNPRVKRHFADAMFEAANMGLEDMTNYFLLKGAYPDHLRSGYRTPLSCAAQHGHVGVAKVLLAAGADIKFSDNQGRTPDWYASWLGCPEVLALFREHMLPGALQN; encoded by the coding sequence ATGCCACTCGTTTACCTGCCACCTGAGTTGGTCCCAATAATCGCGGGGCACCTGAAAAGCGAAACCGACCTCAACTGCTTCGCTCAGACCAGCCAATGTCTATATCGCTGGGTCAACCCATGTCTATATCGATGCGCGGTGCAGAACATGGGCGAAGCCCTTCTTCATTGGGCTGCTAGCAAAGGACAGCTACAAACCCTCCTGAGGCTACTAGCATTTGGAGCGAAACTTCCAGCAAACACTCGGATCACTACTACGGATTCACACCCTATCTCTACAGCCGCCAAATATGGCCACGTAAACGTCGTCCATGCTCTAGTGAATCTAGGAACAGATATAGATTATCCCGCTGGCGTTCATGGAGAAACACCGCTCATAATCGCTATCCGTGAAGGGCACTTGCCTGTCGTCCGAATGTTACTCGAAAGGGGCGCAAATCCTACTCTTCCCACGAAGCTTGATCACACGCCCCGAGAGGTAGCCACGACTACTGGAAGACTAGTTGTGGCTGAATGCCTCATCTCCCATGTGAAGGACCTACCACATACTGCCGAGGTTGATAGTCTTGGAAGGGCATTGTGTGCCGCTGCACGTAGCAAACAGATCGACATCATGAAGATGCTGCTCCGCAATGGTGCTCATGTCAACTATATACATCGCCAACAACTTGAGACAGCCCTCATCAATGCTATTCGGGCTGGAGACAATGAAGTTACCCGCTTACTGCTCGACCACGGTGCGGACCCGATGATTGGACTCGAGACATGGGATAGTCCACCCCTGGTGTGTGCGGCCTGGCGTAACCACCAATCAACAGTCGAGATGCTGGTTGAATATAACCCTAGGGTGAAGCGCCACTTTGCGGACGCCATGTTTGAGGCTGCTAATATGGGACTAGAGGATATGACGAATTACTTCTTGCTGAAAGGTGCATATCCCGATCACCTAAGGAGTGGGTACCGAACGCCTCTGTCTTGTGCTGCCCAGCATGGTCATGTAGGCGTTGCCAAAGTCCTGCTCGCAGCCGGGGCGGACATTAAATTCAGTGATAACCAAGGACGTACGCCTGATTGGTATGCCTCATGGCTTGGTTGTCCCGAAGTGCTAGCACTATTCCGAGAACACATGCTGCCTGGTGCGTTACAAAATTAG
- a CDS encoding cytochrome P450 (COG:Q;~EggNog:ENOG410PI5X;~InterPro:IPR001128,IPR017972,IPR002401,IPR036396;~PFAM:PF00067;~TransMembrane:2 (i7-26o38-57i);~go_function: GO:0005506 - iron ion binding [Evidence IEA];~go_function: GO:0016705 - oxidoreductase activity, acting on paired donors, with incorporation or reduction of molecular oxygen [Evidence IEA];~go_function: GO:0020037 - heme binding [Evidence IEA];~go_process: GO:0055114 - oxidation-reduction process [Evidence IEA]), whose product MMLLGDTLAADASTLLCISLITVAIYRLTLHPLAHVPGPWIFCISSIPQWIIVFLGTEPQTLAYYHRRYDTRVLRIAPNQVSISDPHALATIYVANGGFMKDARYRNFDVNGQPTIFSAIDKAYRDKRAKAVLPLFAPVRIREAVGTQNVQQYIQQWIARLANEKDRAVKTVLYRVDILDLALRLSMDVMTGYMFDRSYGALTEAVDLDTHSPSTKFSASAWLQAIAAFGYYSMFPNWLFSRILSLHVAIQDRHWGASMRRVEQFARSIVERKGKTEPVTLAHTYHGRLRTAGATENEVIGICEGSLFAGTSSTGQTLATILFHLVRQAHVRERLEQELGESSSSDLQSLPYLRGVITEGLRLAMTNPAPLTRAVPDGGCHIDGVYLPGRVSVGASIYVFHHDPDAFPDPFAFSPERWLADETDCATRELCYFPFGLGSRSCIGRNLALLVLYEAVAATVKSGVLEGASTCEEKIVVNGCFNGEVQSHAIEIHWPITESQSNKVCM is encoded by the coding sequence ATGATGCTGCTCGGTGATACTCTTGCAGCTGATGCCTCGACCCTCCTCTGCATCAGCCTCATCACGGTGGCAATCTATCGCCTTACCCTCCATCCTCTAGCCCATGTTCCTGGACCTTGGATTTTTTGCATCTCGTCCATCCCCCAGTGgatcatcgtcttcctcggtaCTGAGCCACAGACCCTTGCTTATTACCATCGCCGATACGACACTCGAGTACTGCGCATCGCCCCGAATCAggtctccatctccgaccCCCATGCCTTGGCTACTATCTACGTGGCTAATGGGGGCTTCATGAAAGATGCTCGGTATCGTAACTTCGATGTCAACGGGCAGCCCACCATATTCTCCGCTATCGACAAAGCCTACCGCGATAAGCGCGCAAAAGCCGTCCTGCCACTATTTGCGCCTGTTAGGATACGAGAAGCGGTAGGAACACAGAATGTTCAGCAATATATCCAGCAGTGGATCGCTCGCTTGGCCAATGAAAAAGATCGCGCTGTGAAAACCGTATTATACCGTGTTGACATCCTCGATTTGGCGTTGCGACTTTCGATGGACGTCATGACAGGCTACATGTTCGATAGGTCGTACGGAGCGCTAACCGAGGCCGTCGACTTGGATACTCACTCACCATCGACGAAATTCTCGGCAAGTGCCTGGCTGCAGGCTATCGCAGCTTTTGGGTATTATTCCATGTTCCCAAATTGGCTGTTTTCGAGGATATTGTCTCTCCATGTCGCCATTCAGGATCGTCATTGGGGAGCTTCAATGCGTCGGGTCGAACAATTCGCAAGATCGATCGTTGAGAGAAAGGGGAAGACGGAACCCGTTACCTTGGCACACACTTACCATGGTCGTCTCCGTACGGCTGGAGCGACGGAAAACGAGGTCATTGGTATTTGTGAAGGGTCACTATTTGCCGGGACCAGCTCAACCGGTCAGACTCTGGCGACCATTTTGTTCCACCTTGTCCGCCAGGCGCATGTCCGCGAGCGCCTTGAGCAAGAATTGGGCGAATCGAGCTCATCTGACCTGCAAAGCCTTCCGTATTTGCGAGGCGTGATTACTGAAGGCCTGCGACTCGCTATGACCAATCCTGCACCTCTGACCAGGGCTGTGCCTGACGGCGGATGTCACATAGATGGTGTGTATCTTCCAGGCAGGGTCTCGGTCGGGGCATCGATATACGTCTTCCATCATGACCCCGATGCGTTTCCTGATCCTTTTGCGTTCAGTCCCGAGCGATGGTTGGCTGATGAGACTGACTGCGCAACGCGCGAGCTGTGTTACTTTCCCTTCGGTCTGGGATCGCGGTCGTGCATTGGGAGGAATCTGGCGCTACTTGTATTGTACGAAGCTGTTGCTGCCACTGTGAAGTCTGGTGTCCTTGAAGGGGCCAGTACATGCGAGGAGAAGATTGTAGTAAACGGCTGCTTCAATGGCGAAGTCCAAAGCCATGCGATCGAAATCCATTGGCCGATTACGGAGAGTCAGAGCAACAAGGTTTGCATGTAA
- a CDS encoding FAD-binding oxidoreductase (CAZy:AA7;~COG:C;~EggNog:ENOG410PKT2;~InterPro:IPR006094,IPR036318,IPR016166,IPR012951;~PFAM:PF08031,PF01565;~SECRETED:SignalP(1-21);~go_function: GO:0016491 - oxidoreductase activity [Evidence IEA];~go_function: GO:0050660 - flavin adenine dinucleotide binding [Evidence IEA];~go_function: GO:0071949 - FAD binding [Evidence IEA];~go_process: GO:0055114 - oxidation-reduction process [Evidence IEA]): MAFSFLRVLSSLLLVLQLSTAASTSTLRQCLLTAVQNDPTLVAVDGDLLYQTLAVQVYNLNWPVTPAAVAFPKSTQQVSSIVNCAASLGYKVQAKSGGHSYGNYGLGGTNGAISINLKNMKSFSMNYTNYQATVGAGMLNGELDDYLHNAGGRAIAHGTSPQIGVGGHATIGGLGPAARQYGMELDHVLEAEVVLANGTVVRASSTQNSDLLFAIKGAGASFGVVTEFVFRTEHEPGSAVQYSFTFGLGSTSSRADLFKKWQSFISQPDLTRKFASICTILDHVLVISGTFFGTKAEYDALGLEDQFPGHTNSTVIVFTDWLGLVAQWAEQSILDLTGGIPADFYSRCLSFTEKNPIPSTGVDQLFEYLDSADTGALLWFVIFDLEGGAINDVPMDATGYAHRDTLFWLQSYAITLGSVSQTTYDFLDRVNEIIRNNTPGLGNGVYPGYVDPRLENAREAYWGSNLPRLMQIKSLYDPSDLFHNPQGVLPA, translated from the exons atggccttctccttccttcgtgttctttcctccctcctcctagTCCTGCAACTGTCGACAGCAGCCTCGACATCCACTCTTCGTCAATGCCTTCTCACCGCGGTGCAGAATGACCCGACCCTCGTCGCCGTTGATGGCGACCTTCTCTATCAGACTCTCGCCGTCCAGGTCTACAACCTGAACTGGCCCGTCACGCCAGCAGCCGTGGCCTTCCCCAAATCCACTCAGCAAGTGTCCTCCATCGTCAATTGCGCTGCATCGCTGGGCTACAAAGTCCAGGCCAAGAGTGGTGGCCACAGCTATGGCAATTACG GACTTGGCGGCACCAATGGCGCGATCAGCATCAACCTCAAGAACATGAAATCCTTCTCCATGAACTACACCAACTACCAAGCCACCGTCGGCGCCGGCATGCTCAACGGCGAACTCGACGACTACCTCCACAACGCCGGTGGACGGGCCATCGCGCACGGCACCTCTCCCCAGATCGGCGTCGGAGGGCACGCAACAATCGGGGGGCTAGGCCCCGCGGCGCGTCAATACGGCATGGAACTCGACCACGTCCTGGAAGCCGAAGTCGTCCTCGCCAATGGCACCGTGGTGCGCGCCTCCTCTACGCAGAACTCAGACCTACTATTCGCCATCAAAGGCGCCGGCGCCAGCTTCGGCGTCGTCACCGAGTTCGTCTTCCGCACCGAACACGAACCAGGCTCCGCAGTCCAATACTCCTTCACCTTCGGACTCGGAAGCACCTCATCGCGCGCAGACCTATTCAAAAAATGGCAGAGCTTCATCTCCCAGCCCGACCTCACCCGCAAATTCGCCAGCATCTGCACCATCCTCGACCACGTTCTCGTCATCTCCGGCACCTTCTTCGGCACCAAAGCCGAATACGACGCTCTCGGCCTGGAGGACCAATTCCCCGGCCACACCAACTCCACCGTCATCGTCTTCACCGACTGGTTAGGCCTCGTAGCCCAATGGGCCGAGCAGTCCATCCTCGACCTAACGGGCGGCATCCCCGCGGACTTCTACTCCCGCTGTCTCTCCTTCACCGAGAAGAACCCCATCCCGTCCACCGGCGTCGACCAACTCTTCGAGTACCTCGACAGCGCAGACACCGGGGCATTACTCTGGTTCGTCATCTTCGATCTCGAAGGCGGCGCTATCAATGACGTCCCCATGGATGCAACAGGCTATGCCCACCGCGATACGCTGTTCTGGCTGCAGTCGTACGCCATCACGCTGGGATCCGTGTCCCAGACGACGTATGACTTTCTGGATCGTGTCAACGAGATCATTCGTAATAATACCCCCGGTCTGGGTAATGGGGTGTACCCCGGTTACGTGGATCCCCGGCTTGAGAACGCCCGCGAGGCGTACTGGGGGTCGAATTTGCCGAGGTTGATGCAGATTAAGTCGTTGTATGATCCGTCGGATTTGTTCCATAACCCGCAGGGTGTGTTGCCTGCGTGA